The following are encoded together in the Desulfofalx alkaliphila DSM 12257 genome:
- a CDS encoding type I restriction endonuclease subunit R produces the protein MSIYNIVASTDEATVVAEYAAEYNVRPEKYQSEAELEREFIRQLTSQGYEYISVHNEASLIANLRKQLELLNDFTFTDSEWEKFFTECIANTNEGIVEKTRKIQDDHIQILKREDGTTKNIYLLDKKNIHNNRLQVINQYEEAGGKHETRYDVTILVNGLPLVHVELKRRGVAIREAFNQIKRYQRDSFWAASGLFEYVQIFVISNGTHTKYYSNTTRNAHIKEQSSSERRRSKKTSNSFEFTSFWADANNKIIPDLVDFTKTFFAKHTLLNILTKYCIFTSEDLLLVMRPYQIAAAERILSRIVVSTNYKKMGTTAAGGYIWHTTGSGKTLTSFKTAQLASALPYIDKVLFVVDRKDLDYQTMKEYDRFEKGAANGNTSTRVLQRQLEDKDEKGNPHEYKIIVTTIQKLDIFIRKNKQHDIYKKHVVLIFDECHRSQFGEMHQAITKSFKNYHIFGFTGTPIFAANASSGGNPLLRTTEQAFGEKLHTYTIVDAINDGNVLPFRIDFINTIKMPDYVNDKKVYSIDREKALADPQRISEIVSYVLEHFDQKTKRNSYYTFSAKWEEADKHNPKKMIEKRETRRVAGFNSIFAAASIPMAIRYYNEFKKQIAQKNRNLTIATIFSFSANEEEPDGLLPEEDFNMENLDQSSRDFLEAAIRDYNSTFSTNYDTSSDKFQNYYKDLSLRVKNREIDILIVVNMFLTGFDATTLNTLWVDKNLRQHGLIQAFSRTNRILNSVKTYGNIVCFRDLKEETDKAIALFGNKDAGGIVLLKTYEEYYNGYDDKGEYKPGYAELITTLTTQYPLGQPIIGEEAEKDFIRLYGAILRLRNILTSFDDFEGNEILSERDFQDYQSIYIDLYQEYRKGADGDKETINDDIVFEIELVKQIEVNIDYILMLVAKYQQSNCKDKTILTTIDKAINSSIELRSKKELIERFIEQVNVSTKVDEDWRKFLHERKEADISAIIEEEKLKPEETRRFIDNAFRDGILKTTGTAIDKIMPPVSRFGGGRAAKKQGIIEKLMLFFEKYLGLV, from the coding sequence ATGAGTATATACAATATCGTTGCCAGTACTGATGAAGCAACGGTTGTTGCTGAATATGCAGCTGAATATAATGTCCGTCCTGAAAAGTATCAGAGCGAGGCAGAACTTGAGCGGGAGTTTATCAGGCAACTAACTTCACAAGGATATGAATATATTTCAGTACACAATGAAGCTTCATTGATAGCAAATCTCCGAAAGCAACTTGAACTGCTTAATGACTTCACTTTTACTGACAGTGAATGGGAGAAGTTTTTCACAGAGTGCATTGCAAATACCAACGAGGGAATTGTTGAAAAGACCAGAAAAATTCAGGATGACCATATCCAGATTCTAAAACGTGAAGATGGAACAACAAAGAACATATACCTTTTGGATAAAAAGAATATCCATAACAATCGTTTGCAAGTTATTAATCAATATGAAGAAGCAGGCGGCAAGCATGAAACCCGATATGATGTAACAATCCTTGTAAATGGACTTCCGCTGGTTCATGTGGAGTTAAAGCGTCGTGGTGTTGCTATCCGAGAAGCCTTCAACCAGATAAAAAGATACCAGCGTGACAGCTTTTGGGCGGCTTCTGGTTTATTTGAGTATGTGCAAATATTTGTAATCTCAAATGGCACCCATACAAAGTATTATAGTAACACCACAAGAAATGCTCATATCAAGGAGCAAAGCAGTAGTGAGCGACGAAGAAGTAAAAAAACGAGCAATAGCTTTGAGTTTACCAGCTTTTGGGCAGATGCAAATAACAAAATTATTCCTGACCTTGTGGACTTTACTAAAACTTTTTTTGCCAAACATACCCTCTTAAATATACTAACAAAATATTGTATTTTTACATCTGAAGATCTGCTCCTTGTAATGCGTCCTTATCAAATAGCTGCTGCGGAACGTATCTTATCACGTATTGTAGTATCAACCAACTACAAGAAGATGGGCACAACTGCAGCTGGAGGATATATTTGGCATACAACAGGCTCTGGTAAGACATTGACCAGTTTTAAGACAGCTCAATTAGCTTCTGCCTTGCCTTACATAGACAAGGTACTGTTTGTCGTTGACCGTAAAGATCTGGATTATCAGACGATGAAGGAATATGACCGTTTTGAAAAGGGAGCTGCTAATGGTAATACGTCCACAAGAGTTCTTCAAAGACAATTGGAAGACAAGGACGAAAAAGGAAATCCTCATGAATACAAAATCATTGTAACCACTATTCAGAAGTTGGATATATTCATCCGTAAAAATAAACAGCATGATATTTATAAGAAACACGTGGTACTGATTTTTGATGAGTGCCACCGTTCCCAGTTTGGCGAAATGCATCAAGCTATCACGAAGAGTTTTAAGAATTATCATATCTTCGGCTTTACGGGAACCCCGATTTTTGCTGCCAATGCTAGTTCAGGAGGTAACCCACTGCTTCGCACAACCGAGCAGGCCTTTGGAGAAAAACTGCATACCTATACCATTGTGGATGCCATCAATGATGGGAATGTTCTGCCTTTTAGAATAGATTTTATCAATACCATTAAGATGCCTGATTACGTTAATGATAAAAAAGTCTATAGCATAGATAGAGAAAAAGCCTTAGCAGATCCACAGCGAATCAGTGAAATTGTTTCTTACGTTCTTGAACACTTTGATCAGAAGACAAAGCGCAATAGTTATTACACATTCTCTGCGAAATGGGAAGAAGCAGATAAGCACAACCCTAAAAAGATGATAGAAAAGCGTGAAACAAGGCGAGTTGCCGGTTTCAACTCCATATTTGCTGCTGCATCCATCCCAATGGCAATCAGATACTATAATGAGTTTAAGAAGCAGATAGCACAAAAGAACCGTAACCTTACCATTGCAACTATTTTCAGTTTTAGTGCCAATGAGGAGGAGCCAGATGGATTGCTTCCTGAAGAGGATTTTAATATGGAAAACCTTGACCAGAGCTCTAGAGATTTTCTTGAGGCGGCTATCCGAGATTACAATTCCACATTTAGCACAAATTACGATACTTCCTCGGATAAGTTCCAGAATTATTATAAAGACCTCTCTCTTCGCGTAAAGAATCGGGAGATTGATATATTGATTGTTGTCAATATGTTCCTGACAGGCTTTGATGCAACAACCCTAAATACGCTATGGGTAGATAAAAACCTGAGACAGCATGGACTAATTCAGGCTTTTTCAAGAACTAACCGCATCTTAAACAGCGTTAAGACCTATGGTAATATCGTTTGCTTTAGAGATTTGAAAGAAGAAACAGATAAAGCTATTGCACTATTCGGCAATAAGGATGCTGGCGGTATTGTACTGCTAAAAACATACGAAGAATACTATAACGGCTATGATGACAAAGGTGAGTATAAGCCGGGCTATGCTGAATTGATTACAACTCTTACAACACAGTATCCCCTTGGACAACCTATTATCGGAGAAGAAGCGGAAAAAGACTTTATCAGGTTATATGGAGCAATACTCAGGCTCAGAAATATTCTTACTTCTTTCGATGACTTTGAAGGAAATGAGATTTTATCTGAAAGGGATTTTCAGGACTATCAGAGCATTTATATTGACCTGTATCAGGAATATAGAAAAGGTGCTGATGGTGACAAAGAAACTATCAATGATGACATAGTTTTTGAGATTGAACTGGTCAAACAGATAGAGGTAAATATTGACTACATCCTTATGCTTGTAGCCAAATATCAACAATCCAACTGCAAGGACAAAACCATTCTTACGACCATTGATAAGGCTATCAATTCGAGTATTGAACTTAGAAGCAAGAAAGAACTTATCGAGCGTTTTATTGAGCAAGTCAATGTATCGACCAAAGTGGATGAGGATTGGCGTAAATTCCTCCATGAGCGTAAGGAAGCGGATATTTCAGCGATTATAGAAGAAGAAAAGTTAAAGCCTGAAGAAACCCGCCGATTCATCGACAATGCTTTCCGAGATGGGATACTTAAAACAACCGGTACAGCCATTGATAAAATCATGCCACCTGTATCCCGCTTTGGCGGAGGTAGAGCCGCGAAAAAACAAGGAATTATCGAAAAACTAATGTTATTCTTTGAGAAGTATTTAGGGTTGGTGTAG
- a CDS encoding RipA family octameric membrane protein has translation MEIENLKSEEYGEQYKEHLLEQWKTCVEMANSNSERRISTNNVYITVNAAIIALISFTFDYKSILLSIVGAIVSILWLNSIISYKKLNSVKYQIINEIEKKLPISPYAYEWSLLGDNKKYRRFTHLERILPWLFIILYIICIFWQVAICIFK, from the coding sequence GTGGAAATAGAAAACTTGAAAAGTGAAGAATATGGAGAACAATATAAAGAACATTTACTTGAACAATGGAAAACCTGTGTTGAAATGGCCAATAGTAATAGTGAGCGACGAATCAGTACTAACAATGTATACATCACAGTCAATGCTGCTATTATTGCGTTGATTTCATTTACGTTTGATTATAAAAGCATACTTCTATCTATAGTCGGAGCAATTGTAAGTATACTGTGGTTAAATTCGATAATAAGCTATAAGAAACTTAATAGTGTTAAATATCAAATAATAAATGAAATCGAAAAAAAGTTGCCCATATCTCCATATGCCTATGAATGGTCATTGCTTGGAGATAATAAAAAGTATAGGCGATTTACACATCTGGAACGAATTCTTCCATGGCTTTTTATTATCCTCTACATAATATGCATATTTTGGCAAGTGGCAATTTGTATTTTTAAATGA
- a CDS encoding TIR domain-containing protein codes for MYNLFISHSWTYSDAYDRLVDLLDNASYFSYRNYSVPKDDPIHNAPTQWQLKEAIKAQMAPASCVLILAGVYSTYSKWINIEIDLAKNGFYTPKRIIAIEPWGSERTSQVVKNAADEIVKWNTSSIVGAIRK; via the coding sequence ATGTATAATTTATTTATAAGCCATTCATGGACTTATTCGGATGCATATGACAGATTGGTTGATCTATTAGATAACGCTAGCTATTTCTCGTATAGAAATTATTCTGTGCCTAAAGATGACCCTATACACAATGCCCCGACACAGTGGCAGCTAAAAGAAGCCATTAAAGCTCAAATGGCTCCTGCCAGTTGTGTTTTAATTCTTGCTGGTGTCTATTCTACATATAGTAAGTGGATTAATATAGAAATAGACCTTGCGAAAAATGGTTTTTATACTCCAAAACGGATTATTGCAATTGAGCCTTGGGGCTCTGAACGAACTTCACAAGTTGTTAAAAATGCAGCTGATGAAATTGTTAAGTGGAATACAAGTTCAATTGTTGGAGCTATACGCAAATAA
- a CDS encoding universal stress protein, translating to MKVLVAYDGSENSKRAVEYAAKMAKICSDMKVTVISVAYIPDHTFYNEFIPHNVKLSEEFRKKAREHLKDAEAIFNAAGIEVETVTETGDTADIIINTVKDQGFDQVIMGTRGLSNLQGLFLGSVSSKVIATLEVPVTVVK from the coding sequence ATGAAGGTGTTAGTGGCTTACGATGGGTCTGAGAATTCAAAACGGGCGGTGGAATATGCTGCAAAAATGGCAAAAATCTGTAGTGATATGAAAGTTACCGTTATTTCTGTTGCTTACATACCGGATCATACTTTCTATAACGAGTTTATACCCCATAATGTCAAACTTTCAGAAGAGTTTAGGAAAAAGGCAAGAGAACATTTAAAAGATGCAGAGGCAATCTTTAATGCCGCCGGAATAGAAGTGGAAACTGTCACGGAAACCGGTGATACTGCTGATATTATTATCAATACCGTTAAAGACCAAGGGTTTGATCAAGTAATAATGGGTACCCGGGGTCTTTCAAACTTACAAGGTTTGTTTTTAGGCAGTGTTAGCAGTAAAGTTATCGCCACCTTAGAAGTGCCGGTTACCGTTGTGAAGTAA
- the spo0A gene encoding sporulation transcription factor Spo0A, giving the protein MAIKVLVADDNREFCELLKEFVNSQDDLVLSGIAYNGLEALEIIDQQKPDIVVLDIIMPHLDGIGVLEKISSGATVIKPKVIMLTAFGQESVTQRAVELGADYYILKPFDFSVLATRIRQLAKGVTVSEYVSPAKTKNLDVAVTNIIHEMGVPAHIKGYHYLREAILMVIREVNLLGAVTKELYPMIAQKYNTTPSRVERAIRHAIELAWDRGNIEMMTKFFGYTINLERGKPTNSEFIAMVADKLRIEVKAG; this is encoded by the coding sequence ATGGCTATTAAGGTGCTGGTAGCAGACGACAACCGAGAATTTTGTGAATTATTAAAGGAGTTTGTTAATTCCCAAGATGATTTGGTACTATCAGGTATTGCGTATAATGGGTTGGAAGCATTAGAGATAATTGATCAGCAAAAACCTGATATTGTTGTACTTGATATAATTATGCCGCATTTAGATGGGATAGGTGTGCTGGAGAAAATTTCATCCGGCGCCACCGTTATCAAACCTAAGGTGATTATGTTAACTGCCTTTGGACAAGAAAGTGTGACCCAGAGGGCTGTGGAATTAGGCGCCGACTACTATATATTAAAACCCTTTGATTTCTCAGTGTTGGCCACCAGAATTAGGCAATTGGCCAAAGGTGTGACGGTTTCTGAATATGTCTCACCGGCTAAAACGAAGAATTTAGATGTGGCAGTGACCAATATTATACACGAAATGGGTGTACCTGCTCACATTAAAGGTTATCATTACCTGCGCGAAGCTATTTTAATGGTAATCCGTGAAGTGAATTTACTGGGTGCTGTGACGAAAGAGCTTTACCCCATGATTGCCCAAAAGTACAATACCACCCCCAGCAGGGTGGAACGGGCTATCAGGCATGCCATAGAACTGGCTTGGGACAGGGGTAACATTGAAATGATGACCAAATTTTTCGGTTACACCATTAACTTGGAGCGGGGCAAACCAACAAATTCAGAGTTTATTGCCATGGTGGCTGATAAGCTGCGCATTGAGGTTAAGGCCGGCTAA
- the spoIVB gene encoding SpoIVB peptidase translates to MNDSRVKFFCFISILLLAVFCFNGQVMRLGTLPVQQKIAVGEPLDLGFQDPHKFLSALKVDIKTENELIMMYQGLPFKDSNFTLMESTPVVNSPGKVEMNVKLFGLIPLRQVTVDVVPQKKVMPGGQSIGVLLHSKGVIVVGISEVEDATGKQDAPANKAGIKIGDVILKINGEEIESEQQMRSLVNKSGMTGKPIRVQLMRQGKTMNVKVDPVYCKDTNSYRLGLFIRDTAAGIGTLTFYEPETSVYGALGHMITDAETGQRMELPDGKVIEATVQQIHPGQRGQPGEKVGLIKNQTSLSGTIEKNTPYGIFGQLSQPITNPFFDEPIPVALSHQIKEGPAEIITVLNGDKMEKFKINIDKVSSQTNPEGKGMIIRITDPKLLEITGGIIQGMSGSPIIQYTQQGDAVLVGAVTHVFINDPTSGYGVLAEWMLNESSTVRAKKNINVSRVKRVIYDNCA, encoded by the coding sequence TTGAATGACAGCAGGGTCAAATTTTTTTGTTTTATAAGTATTTTATTGCTGGCAGTGTTTTGTTTTAACGGCCAGGTTATGCGCTTAGGCACCCTGCCCGTGCAACAAAAAATAGCGGTGGGCGAGCCTTTGGATCTAGGATTTCAAGACCCTCATAAATTCTTAAGTGCTTTGAAGGTGGACATAAAAACTGAAAATGAATTAATTATGATGTATCAGGGGTTGCCGTTTAAAGACAGCAATTTCACCTTAATGGAGTCAACTCCCGTTGTAAATTCACCGGGCAAGGTGGAAATGAATGTTAAATTATTTGGGCTGATACCGCTACGTCAAGTGACGGTGGATGTGGTTCCCCAAAAAAAAGTTATGCCCGGGGGCCAGTCCATTGGGGTGCTGCTGCACTCTAAAGGGGTGATTGTGGTGGGAATTTCTGAGGTTGAGGATGCCACCGGTAAACAAGATGCTCCGGCAAATAAGGCAGGAATAAAAATAGGAGACGTGATATTAAAAATAAACGGTGAAGAAATAGAATCGGAACAACAAATGCGCAGTTTGGTAAATAAATCCGGAATGACAGGCAAGCCAATAAGGGTGCAATTAATGCGCCAAGGCAAAACAATGAACGTAAAGGTAGACCCTGTCTACTGCAAAGATACAAATAGTTATCGCCTGGGTTTGTTTATCAGGGACACCGCAGCCGGCATAGGAACGCTTACCTTTTATGAACCGGAAACATCAGTCTATGGTGCCCTGGGGCATATGATAACAGACGCAGAGACAGGGCAAAGGATGGAGCTGCCCGATGGCAAAGTAATAGAGGCCACAGTACAGCAAATTCACCCTGGCCAGAGGGGCCAACCCGGTGAAAAAGTCGGTTTAATAAAAAACCAAACGTCCCTTTCCGGCACCATAGAGAAAAATACCCCCTATGGTATTTTCGGCCAATTGTCACAACCCATAACAAATCCTTTCTTTGACGAACCGATACCCGTTGCTTTATCCCATCAAATAAAAGAAGGCCCGGCAGAAATTATCACCGTTTTAAACGGCGATAAAATGGAGAAGTTTAAAATTAATATAGATAAGGTATCCTCCCAGACCAATCCAGAGGGTAAAGGAATGATAATAAGAATTACCGACCCTAAATTATTAGAAATAACCGGCGGAATAATCCAGGGCATGAGCGGTAGTCCTATTATCCAGTATACCCAACAGGGTGATGCCGTGTTGGTGGGCGCAGTGACACATGTTTTTATAAATGATCCCACCAGCGGTTATGGGGTGTTAGCGGAATGGATGCTGAATGAATCAAGCACTGTGCGGGCAAAGAAAAATATTAATGTTAGCAGAGTAAAACGTGTTATTTATGATAATTGCGCATAA
- the recN gene encoding DNA repair protein RecN, translated as MLRSLYIKNFALIDDITVEFDSGLNILTGETGAGKSILLGALQVALGGRASAEYIRAGEDKAVVQAAFQVDTETEKDMGNLGIESSGDGVVVLAREISRNGRNWCRVNGQVVTLAMYRQAGAGLVDMHSQHQQQSLLNPERHLELLDSFGGEPLALQLEKVTNSYQSWFQAHQKLQRLQNNARDTAREIDMLQFQNDEIEKANLTPEEDIQLTNERNILANAEKITVLANTVKMSLYSGGGKYTSSAVDMMGEGLNALQQLKEYDASLEPLLQSLETALYTVEDVAREISGYLDGVEYQPQRLDLIEKRLDEINKLKRKYGDTVEEILAYRQKIVSRLEELTYSEEQIDILQEEVKEYHQQWVEQATALSNLRKEIAKKLEEQVSKELAGLDMANVDFKLGFEPLDGINAKGMDKVEFLISPNPGEPLKPLQKIASGGELSRFMLALKCVLAKVDKVPTLIFDEVDTGIGGRTLHSVGEKMAQIGSRHQVITVTHAPQVACFANNHYLISKEVENNRTYTRITKLDYQSRLNELARMLGGKDADSVALEHAQSLLNIANN; from the coding sequence ATGTTGCGCTCCCTGTACATTAAAAATTTTGCTCTCATTGATGATATTACCGTTGAATTCGACTCCGGATTAAATATTTTAACAGGTGAAACAGGGGCCGGAAAATCTATCCTGTTGGGTGCCTTACAGGTGGCTTTGGGCGGCCGAGCCTCTGCTGAATATATTCGGGCCGGCGAAGACAAGGCGGTGGTGCAGGCGGCTTTTCAAGTGGACACAGAGACGGAAAAGGATATGGGCAACCTGGGAATTGAAAGTTCCGGCGACGGTGTGGTGGTGTTGGCCAGGGAAATTAGCCGCAACGGACGCAATTGGTGCCGGGTTAACGGACAGGTGGTTACGCTGGCAATGTACCGCCAGGCAGGGGCCGGCCTAGTGGATATGCACAGTCAGCATCAGCAGCAGTCACTGCTGAACCCGGAACGGCATCTTGAATTACTGGACAGTTTCGGGGGTGAGCCTTTGGCACTACAGCTTGAAAAGGTAACAAATAGTTACCAAAGTTGGTTCCAGGCCCATCAAAAATTGCAGCGTTTGCAGAACAATGCCAGGGATACTGCCCGGGAAATAGATATGCTGCAGTTTCAAAATGATGAAATTGAAAAGGCCAACCTGACGCCGGAAGAGGATATTCAGTTGACTAACGAGAGAAATATTTTAGCCAACGCAGAGAAAATAACTGTTTTGGCTAACACAGTGAAAATGAGTTTATACAGCGGTGGGGGGAAATATACCTCATCGGCTGTGGATATGATGGGCGAAGGGCTCAATGCCCTGCAGCAGTTAAAAGAATACGATGCTTCCCTGGAACCGCTGCTGCAGTCATTGGAAACCGCTTTATATACTGTGGAAGACGTGGCCCGAGAGATATCCGGCTATCTGGATGGTGTTGAATACCAGCCCCAGCGCTTGGATTTAATTGAAAAACGTCTTGACGAAATCAATAAACTAAAGAGAAAATACGGTGACACCGTTGAAGAGATACTTGCTTACCGGCAAAAAATAGTAAGCCGACTGGAAGAGTTGACATACAGCGAAGAACAGATTGATATTTTGCAAGAAGAGGTAAAAGAATATCATCAGCAGTGGGTAGAGCAGGCAACCGCCCTTTCTAACTTGCGCAAAGAAATTGCGAAAAAATTAGAGGAACAAGTATCTAAAGAGTTGGCTGGCTTAGACATGGCCAATGTAGATTTTAAACTGGGCTTTGAACCACTGGACGGTATCAATGCCAAGGGGATGGATAAGGTAGAATTTTTAATTTCCCCTAACCCGGGGGAACCTTTAAAACCCTTACAGAAAATTGCTTCCGGGGGTGAACTGTCGCGATTTATGCTGGCATTAAAGTGCGTGCTGGCTAAGGTGGACAAGGTGCCCACCCTAATATTTGATGAAGTGGATACCGGTATAGGAGGTAGAACACTTCACTCGGTGGGCGAGAAAATGGCTCAAATTGGCAGCAGGCATCAGGTGATCACGGTGACCCATGCCCCCCAGGTGGCATGTTTTGCCAATAATCACTACTTGATCAGTAAAGAAGTGGAGAACAATAGGACCTATACCAGAATTACTAAACTTGATTACCAGTCCAGGCTAAATGAGCTGGCCCGCATGTTAGGCGGTAAAGATGCAGACAGCGTAGCCTTAGAACATGCCCAGTCCTTGTTAAATATTGCCAACAATTAA
- the argR gene encoding arginine repressor — translation MTKARRQLKIQEIIQNQPIETQAELVRRLKEEGFNVTQATISRDIKELGLIKIPTENSSPRYALPNEPVVLRNDERLKRLFKTSVTNIDYSENIIIIKTMTGEAMGVASAIDNANWPEIIGTIGGDDNILIVVKPKKATGMVVSKFNELFKG, via the coding sequence TTGACCAAGGCCAGGCGTCAATTAAAAATACAAGAAATTATTCAAAACCAGCCCATTGAAACCCAAGCGGAATTGGTACGCCGGTTAAAAGAAGAGGGTTTTAATGTCACCCAAGCCACTATATCCAGGGATATAAAAGAGTTGGGCTTGATAAAAATTCCCACTGAAAACAGTTCGCCGCGCTATGCATTGCCCAATGAGCCTGTTGTACTCCGCAATGATGAACGTCTAAAACGCCTGTTTAAAACCTCTGTTACCAACATCGATTATAGTGAAAACATCATTATAATCAAAACCATGACAGGTGAAGCAATGGGGGTTGCTTCTGCCATAGACAATGCCAACTGGCCGGAGATTATTGGCACCATAGGTGGCGATGACAATATTTTGATAGTGGTGAAACCTAAAAAAGCTACTGGCATGGTGGTGAGCAAGTTTAACGAGTTATTCAAGGGGTGA
- a CDS encoding class I SAM-dependent methyltransferase: protein MFKGQKRAVDIAQQFIGQSLPSGGLAVDATAGNGNDTLFLARTVGRSGRVFAFDIQQEALDKTAQLLEEHHLLDVVNLVHSGHQNMEEHVKEPVDAVMFNLGYLPGGDHKIITEPENTVSALNSAIKMLKVGGKISLVVYTGHRGGADELNAIEQVVSSLDSHAYWAVTISFANRPPTAPVIFLIERVG from the coding sequence ATGTTTAAAGGGCAAAAACGGGCGGTGGATATAGCACAGCAATTTATAGGCCAGTCCCTGCCCAGTGGTGGATTGGCAGTGGATGCCACCGCCGGAAACGGTAACGATACCTTGTTTTTAGCCCGAACTGTGGGCAGGTCCGGAAGGGTATTTGCCTTTGATATTCAACAGGAGGCTTTGGACAAAACGGCACAACTGCTGGAAGAGCATCACCTGTTGGATGTTGTTAATCTGGTTCACAGCGGTCACCAAAATATGGAGGAGCATGTGAAAGAACCGGTGGATGCAGTAATGTTTAACTTGGGTTATCTGCCGGGGGGAGACCACAAGATCATTACTGAGCCGGAGAATACTGTGTCAGCCTTGAACAGTGCCATTAAAATGCTTAAAGTTGGTGGCAAAATATCACTGGTAGTTTATACAGGTCATCGGGGTGGCGCGGACGAATTGAATGCCATTGAGCAGGTGGTCAGTTCACTGGATTCCCATGCCTACTGGGCAGTGACCATCAGTTTTGCTAATCGTCCGCCCACTGCACCGGTAATATTTTTAATAGAAAGGGTGGGTTAA
- a CDS encoding NAD(+)/NADH kinase has product MKTIGLVLNKEKHKVAPVVEKIYHWLQGKNIRVLITDECAEILNINKNYYPLSQLAGMCDCLMVWGGDGTILNCARAAAPAGTPIYGVNAGRLGFLTEVDIPDLLPGLEKLIAGNYTVEERMMIEARVYRKDKLLKTLTGLNDAVISKGAFARLIWLELHVNGEHMNSYPADGVIVASSTGSTAYSLSAGGPIVGPDLDLMVVTPICPHTLSARPLVISPDYTISVMAETNRGEIVLTVDGQCRFDLESFDVVQVRQAPYNAKFIRTENHNFYEILRKKLEEWNSSHV; this is encoded by the coding sequence TTGAAAACCATCGGTCTTGTTTTAAATAAAGAGAAACACAAGGTTGCGCCGGTGGTTGAAAAAATCTACCATTGGCTCCAAGGCAAAAACATTAGGGTGCTGATAACTGATGAATGTGCCGAAATACTTAATATAAATAAAAACTACTACCCCCTAAGCCAACTGGCCGGAATGTGTGACTGTTTGATGGTATGGGGCGGCGACGGCACCATATTAAACTGTGCCCGGGCGGCAGCCCCCGCAGGCACACCAATTTATGGTGTAAATGCCGGGAGATTGGGCTTTTTAACCGAGGTAGACATACCCGATTTGTTGCCGGGTTTAGAAAAATTGATAGCAGGTAACTACACAGTGGAAGAACGGATGATGATCGAAGCCCGGGTGTACCGAAAGGACAAGCTGCTAAAAACGCTGACGGGCTTAAATGACGCCGTTATTTCTAAGGGTGCATTTGCCAGGCTGATATGGTTGGAACTACATGTAAACGGTGAGCATATGAACAGCTATCCCGCAGACGGGGTTATAGTGGCAAGCTCCACCGGCTCCACTGCCTACTCCTTGTCTGCCGGGGGACCCATTGTGGGTCCGGACCTTGACCTGATGGTGGTAACCCCCATTTGCCCACACACACTGTCAGCAAGGCCCCTGGTCATATCACCGGACTATACAATCAGTGTGATGGCAGAAACCAACCGGGGAGAAATTGTACTTACGGTGGATGGACAATGTAGATTTGATTTAGAATCCTTTGATGTGGTGCAGGTACGGCAAGCTCCTTATAATGCCAAATTTATTAGAACGGAGAATCATAATTTTTATGAAATACTAAGAAAGAAGCTGGAGGAGTGGAACAGCAGTCATGTTTAA